In a single window of the Bradyrhizobium sp. ORS 285 genome:
- the ybaL gene encoding YbaL family putative K(+) efflux transporter — translation MPHDTPLIATIVAGLGLAFVFGALAQRFRFPPLVGYLLAGVAVGPFTPGFVADQALATELAELGIILLMFGVGLHFSLKDLMSVRAIAVPGAVVQITVATLMGMALSWAMGWSIGGGLVFGLALSVASTVVLLRALQERRLMDTERGRIAVGWLIVEDLAMVLALVLIPAFASLQTGNGDVAAADPLAARFGLGLTGVLLLTFAKIGVFMAVMLLVGRRLIPWILHYVAHTGSRELFRLAVLAIALGVAFGSTKLFGVSLALGAFFAGMMLGESPLSQRAAQESLPLRDAFAVLFFVSAGMLFDPASIIREPWPLLATLFIILFGKSLAAFLIVIAFRHPVSTALTISASLAQIGEFSFILAEIGGATNLLPKAGRDLILAGAIISIMLNPLMFAALDWLLPRLEHRRADVAARPAPKPAEIPVTPLTEHTIVVGYGRVGRLVGEALQQRGHAFLAVETSEDILKQLKSAGIETITGNAARSNVLRATNPSAAHALVIAIPEAFEAGQIVEQARAANPALHIVARAHSDAEVEHLKSLGADMVIMGEREIARGMIEELDTRPPDPAPELVPQRTESVQARAERSAPWLDV, via the coding sequence ATGCCGCACGACACACCCCTCATCGCGACCATCGTCGCCGGCCTCGGATTGGCCTTCGTCTTCGGAGCTCTCGCGCAGCGCTTCCGGTTCCCGCCGCTGGTCGGCTATCTCCTCGCCGGCGTCGCCGTCGGCCCCTTCACGCCCGGCTTCGTCGCCGACCAGGCGCTGGCGACCGAGCTTGCCGAGCTCGGCATCATTCTCTTGATGTTCGGCGTCGGCCTGCATTTCTCGCTGAAGGACCTGATGTCGGTCCGCGCCATCGCCGTGCCCGGCGCCGTGGTGCAGATCACGGTTGCGACCCTGATGGGCATGGCCTTGAGCTGGGCCATGGGCTGGTCGATCGGCGGCGGCCTCGTGTTCGGCCTAGCGCTCTCCGTCGCCAGCACCGTGGTGCTGCTGCGCGCGCTGCAGGAGCGGCGGCTGATGGACACCGAGCGCGGCCGCATCGCGGTCGGCTGGCTGATCGTCGAGGACCTCGCGATGGTGCTGGCGCTGGTGCTGATCCCGGCCTTTGCCAGCCTGCAGACCGGCAATGGCGACGTCGCCGCCGCCGATCCGCTCGCCGCCCGCTTCGGGCTCGGTCTCACCGGCGTGCTGCTGCTGACCTTCGCCAAGATCGGCGTGTTCATGGCCGTGATGCTGCTGGTCGGACGCCGCCTGATCCCGTGGATCCTGCACTACGTCGCCCACACCGGATCGCGCGAGCTGTTCCGCCTCGCGGTGCTCGCGATCGCGCTGGGCGTCGCCTTCGGCTCGACCAAGCTGTTCGGCGTGTCGCTGGCGCTCGGCGCGTTCTTCGCCGGCATGATGCTCGGCGAGTCGCCGCTGAGCCAGCGCGCCGCGCAGGAATCGCTGCCGCTGCGCGATGCCTTCGCGGTGCTGTTCTTCGTCTCCGCCGGCATGCTGTTCGATCCCGCCAGCATCATCCGCGAACCCTGGCCGCTGCTCGCGACGCTCTTCATCATCCTGTTCGGCAAATCGCTCGCCGCGTTCCTGATCGTGATCGCGTTCCGCCATCCCGTCTCGACCGCGCTCACAATCTCCGCCAGCCTTGCCCAGATCGGCGAGTTCTCCTTCATCCTTGCCGAGATCGGCGGCGCCACCAATCTGCTGCCGAAAGCCGGCCGCGACCTGATCCTGGCCGGCGCGATCATCTCGATCATGCTCAACCCGCTGATGTTCGCCGCCCTCGACTGGCTGTTGCCGCGTCTGGAGCACCGCCGTGCGGACGTCGCTGCGAGGCCGGCGCCGAAGCCAGCCGAGATCCCGGTGACACCTTTGACCGAGCACACCATCGTCGTTGGCTATGGCCGCGTCGGCCGGCTCGTCGGCGAGGCGCTGCAGCAGCGCGGCCACGCCTTCCTTGCGGTGGAAACATCTGAGGACATCCTCAAGCAGCTGAAGAGCGCCGGCATCGAGACCATCACCGGCAACGCCGCCCGCAGCAACGTGCTGCGCGCGACCAACCCCTCGGCCGCGCACGCGCTGGTCATCGCGATCCCCGAGGCGTTCGAGGCCGGGCAGATCGTCGAGCAGGCCCGCGCGGCCAATCCGGCGCTGCACATCGTGGCGCGCGCGCATTCCGATGCCGAGGTCGAGCATCTGAAATCGCTTGGCGCGGACATGGTCATCATGGGCGAGCGCGAGATCGCGCGCGGCATGATCGAGGAGCTCGACACGCGGCCGCCTGATCCGGCGCCGGAGCTTGTGCCGCAGCGGACCGAGAGCGTGCAGGCGCGAGCTGAACGTTCGGCTCCGTGGTTGGATGTCTGA
- a CDS encoding DinB family protein, whose translation MPADLVQTFRAFAYNNAWANHRLLTACGQLSADDFAAERTGFFPSLQKTLNHIYIIDLFYIDALEGGWLGPMAWQNQVPFPRLADLVKAQGAMDRRLIAFCEALTPARLDDVVRINRETRVQNERCDRLLLHLFQHDIHHRGQAHAMLSATSVKPPQLDEFFPADDAGLRTKEFAELGFSEEKIWKP comes from the coding sequence ATGCCCGCCGATCTCGTCCAGACGTTTCGTGCCTTCGCCTATAACAATGCCTGGGCCAATCACCGGCTGCTGACGGCCTGCGGCCAGCTCAGCGCCGACGACTTTGCCGCCGAGCGCACCGGCTTCTTCCCGAGCCTGCAGAAGACGCTGAACCACATCTACATCATCGACCTGTTCTACATCGACGCGCTGGAGGGCGGCTGGCTCGGCCCGATGGCCTGGCAGAACCAGGTGCCGTTCCCGCGCCTCGCCGATCTCGTGAAAGCGCAGGGCGCGATGGACCGCCGCCTGATCGCCTTCTGCGAGGCGCTGACGCCGGCGCGGCTCGACGATGTCGTGCGGATCAACCGCGAGACGCGGGTGCAGAACGAGCGCTGCGATCGCCTGCTGCTGCATCTGTTCCAGCACGACATCCACCACCGCGGCCAGGCGCATGCGATGCTGTCAGCGACGTCGGTGAAGCCGCCGCAGCTGGACGAGTTCTTTCCGGCCGACGATGCAGGACTGCGGACGAAGGAGTTTGCTGAGCTGGGGTTCAGCGAGGAGAAGATTTGGAAGCCGTAG
- the glsA gene encoding glutaminase A → MTTDTPRPHRNPQHWASAAMPPLQRFLSACHADFWPDHDGAVANYIPELGKADPSHFGISLATLDGHVYEVGDSRVPFTIQSMSKPFVFALALDILGSDEVERVIGVEPSGDPFNSIRLNAENHPFNAMVNAGAIACSGLVRKARHADAFETIRDALGRFAGRKLDVDDAVFASEAATGDRNRAIAYLLRTSNVISEPVDDVLAVYFRQCAVLVTARDCAVMAATLANRGVNPVTGEQVVTPYAVSRTLSVMTSSGMYDFAGEWIYRVGIPAKSGVGGGILASLPARLGLGSYSPRLDGHGNSVRGIKVCEALSAHYGLHMLNRSDDARTTIIADYDIGANPSRRSRRAQEREILSAHPDAVRVLELVGTLSLSNVDYVSRQLAASERPQFVIFDLHRVTAMTPAGLRLLAELFHELADFHVTVVLSGIRRTSPEWQEITARTGDIRNVRDFYLLDTAIEWAEDQIVYRYGGAIDFLETTELAEQPLLAGLSADERHEMAALATIRHYQQSERIIGSGERAASLFFLRSGVVHVTLPDGIRLATLTAGQCFGEMALLEPTRSADVTADFSATAFEIGLDDFERFRARHPRAGERIMRNLAQLLAERLTIANARLNLLAAD, encoded by the coding sequence ATGACCACCGACACTCCGCGCCCCCACCGCAATCCGCAGCATTGGGCGTCCGCCGCGATGCCGCCGTTGCAGCGCTTCCTTTCGGCGTGCCACGCCGACTTCTGGCCTGATCACGACGGCGCGGTCGCGAACTACATCCCCGAGCTCGGCAAGGCGGACCCTTCGCATTTCGGCATCAGCCTCGCGACGCTCGACGGCCATGTCTACGAGGTCGGCGACAGCCGCGTGCCGTTCACGATCCAGTCGATGTCCAAGCCGTTCGTGTTCGCGCTTGCGCTCGACATCCTCGGCTCCGACGAGGTTGAACGCGTCATCGGCGTCGAGCCCTCCGGCGATCCCTTCAACTCGATCCGGCTCAACGCCGAGAACCATCCGTTCAATGCCATGGTCAATGCCGGCGCGATCGCGTGCAGCGGCCTGGTGCGCAAGGCGCGGCACGCCGATGCCTTCGAGACCATCCGCGACGCGCTCGGCCGCTTCGCCGGCCGCAAGCTCGATGTCGACGATGCGGTGTTCGCCTCGGAAGCGGCGACCGGCGATCGCAACCGCGCCATCGCCTATCTCCTGCGCACCTCCAACGTGATCAGCGAGCCCGTCGACGACGTGCTCGCCGTCTACTTCCGGCAGTGCGCCGTGCTGGTCACCGCGCGCGATTGCGCGGTCATGGCGGCGACGCTCGCCAATCGCGGCGTCAACCCGGTGACCGGCGAGCAGGTCGTGACGCCCTATGCGGTCTCGCGCACGCTCTCGGTGATGACGTCGTCGGGCATGTATGATTTCGCCGGCGAATGGATCTACCGCGTCGGCATTCCCGCCAAGAGCGGCGTCGGCGGCGGCATCCTGGCGAGCCTGCCGGCCCGGCTCGGCCTCGGCAGCTACTCGCCGCGGCTCGACGGCCATGGCAACAGCGTGCGCGGCATCAAGGTCTGCGAGGCGCTGTCGGCGCATTACGGCCTGCACATGCTGAACCGCTCCGACGACGCGCGCACCACGATCATCGCCGACTACGACATCGGCGCCAATCCGTCGCGGCGCAGCCGCCGTGCCCAGGAGCGCGAGATCCTGTCGGCGCATCCGGACGCCGTGCGCGTGCTCGAACTGGTCGGCACGCTGTCGCTGTCGAATGTCGACTACGTCTCCCGCCAGTTGGCGGCGAGCGAGCGTCCGCAATTCGTGATCTTCGACCTCCACCGCGTCACCGCGATGACACCGGCCGGCCTGCGCCTGCTCGCCGAGCTGTTTCATGAACTGGCGGACTTCCACGTCACCGTCGTGCTCTCGGGAATCCGCCGGACCTCGCCGGAGTGGCAGGAGATCACCGCGCGCACCGGCGACATCCGGAACGTGCGCGACTTCTATCTGCTGGACACCGCGATCGAATGGGCGGAGGACCAGATCGTCTACCGCTATGGCGGCGCGATCGATTTCCTCGAGACCACCGAGCTCGCCGAGCAGCCGCTGCTCGCCGGCCTCTCCGCCGACGAACGCCATGAGATGGCGGCGCTGGCGACGATCAGGCACTATCAGCAGAGCGAGCGCATCATCGGCTCCGGCGAACGGGCGGCGTCGCTGTTCTTCCTCCGCTCCGGCGTCGTCCACGTCACTTTGCCCGATGGCATTCGGCTGGCGACACTGACCGCGGGGCAATGCTTCGGCGAGATGGCGCTGCTCGAACCGACACGTTCCGCAGACGTCACCGCCGATTTCTCCGCGACGGCCTTCGAGATCGGTCTCGATGATTTCGAGCGCTTCCGTGCGCGGCATCCACGCGCTGGCGAGCGCATCATGCGCAATCTCGCACAGCTGCTCGCGGAGCGTCTGACGATCGCGAACGCGCGGCTCAATTTGCTTGCAGCCGATTGA
- a CDS encoding CaiB/BaiF CoA-transferase family protein yields the protein MGPLAGIKVIDMTTVLMGPYAAQTLGDYGADVIKVESPEGDVTRKIGPSRHPGMGPVTLNTNRSKRVICLDLKKPAGREAVLRMVKDADVLLYNIRPQAMVRLNLGYDVISALNPRLVYAGVFGFGQDGPYAAKPAYDDLIQGGAALSHLMAVAGDGTPRYVPNALVDRIVGLTAVGAICASLVHRDRTGRGQRLDVPMFETMSAFIMGDHMGGLTYEPPLDKGGYARHLSQDRRPYKTADGHICVIVYNDKQWDAFFTASGRSDLRADDRFNTFAHRAANIDVVYAELARIFQTRTTAEWTALLNEADIPVMPMHDLESLLHDPHLVATDFFPVVNHPTEGPIRSTRVSATWSETKAEPQRLAGRPNEHGDEILRELGFSSDEIAAMIRDGATTPPPAKE from the coding sequence ATGGGACCGCTTGCGGGCATCAAGGTCATCGACATGACCACCGTGCTGATGGGGCCGTATGCCGCCCAGACGCTCGGCGACTACGGCGCCGATGTCATCAAGGTGGAGTCGCCGGAGGGCGACGTGACCCGGAAAATCGGACCCTCACGTCATCCCGGCATGGGCCCGGTGACCCTCAACACCAACCGCAGCAAGCGGGTGATCTGCCTCGACCTCAAGAAGCCGGCCGGCCGCGAGGCCGTCCTGCGGATGGTCAAGGACGCCGACGTCCTGCTCTACAACATACGTCCTCAGGCGATGGTGCGACTTAACCTCGGCTATGACGTCATCTCCGCGCTCAATCCGCGCCTCGTCTATGCCGGGGTATTCGGCTTCGGCCAGGACGGACCGTATGCGGCCAAGCCCGCCTATGACGACCTGATCCAGGGCGGGGCGGCGCTGTCGCACCTGATGGCGGTGGCCGGCGACGGCACCCCGCGCTACGTGCCGAACGCGCTGGTCGACCGCATCGTCGGCCTGACGGCTGTCGGCGCGATCTGCGCGAGCCTCGTGCATCGCGACCGCACCGGCCGCGGCCAGCGCCTGGACGTGCCGATGTTCGAGACCATGTCGGCCTTCATCATGGGCGATCACATGGGCGGCCTCACCTATGAGCCGCCGCTGGACAAAGGCGGCTATGCGCGGCACCTGTCGCAGGACCGCCGGCCCTACAAGACCGCCGACGGCCACATCTGCGTCATCGTCTACAACGACAAGCAATGGGACGCGTTCTTCACCGCGTCCGGCCGCTCCGACCTGCGCGCCGACGATCGCTTCAACACCTTTGCGCATCGCGCCGCCAACATCGACGTGGTCTACGCCGAGCTGGCGCGCATCTTCCAGACTCGGACCACAGCTGAATGGACCGCGCTGCTGAACGAAGCCGACATCCCGGTCATGCCGATGCACGACCTCGAAAGCTTGCTGCATGATCCGCACCTCGTCGCGACCGATTTCTTTCCCGTCGTGAATCACCCGACCGAAGGCCCGATCCGCAGCACCCGCGTGTCCGCGACCTGGTCCGAGACCAAGGCCGAGCCGCAGCGTCTCGCGGGACGGCCCAACGAGCATGGTGACGAGATCCTGCGCGAACTCGGTTTTTCGTCCGACGAGATCGCCGCGATGATCCGTGACGGCGCGACCACGCCGCCGCCTGCGAAGGAGTGA
- a CDS encoding IclR family transcriptional regulator, translated as MGRRSERLSRVGMLPGDLAGEGEVIQVVSRAFDVLRCFEGHDSRLGNLEISNRCGLPRSTVSRLTHTLTRMGQLVYLPRDQKYRIGPSAVAMSTSMTRGLQLRNLIRQRLQDVAEQLPGTVGFVIPDQFHLVYLEFGRAANALGLHETTGSRISMASTAAGHAYVAALEPEVGDALLAEMEREMPDAANLLRPRLEHNRQFLKEHGYVVACGLWSPHINGLALPVWSPQYQTNVVLTIGLLSAMYDEQRLHDEVAQPMRELGRNIAALLQGAEADVFNSRMERKPLQVTTKTNHKKTITGAGGTNELAAGARGIGPARSLRAGDGRA; from the coding sequence ATGGGACGACGGTCTGAGCGATTGAGCAGGGTGGGCATGCTGCCCGGAGATCTCGCGGGCGAGGGCGAGGTCATTCAGGTGGTGTCGCGGGCGTTCGACGTGCTTCGTTGTTTCGAGGGGCACGATTCGCGACTCGGCAATCTGGAAATCTCCAACCGCTGCGGCCTGCCGCGGTCGACGGTGTCGCGGCTGACGCACACGCTGACGCGCATGGGCCAGCTGGTCTATCTGCCGCGCGATCAGAAGTATCGCATCGGCCCCAGCGCGGTGGCGATGAGCACGTCGATGACGCGGGGCTTGCAGCTGCGCAATCTGATCCGCCAGCGCCTGCAGGACGTCGCCGAGCAGTTGCCGGGCACGGTCGGGTTCGTCATCCCCGATCAGTTTCATCTGGTCTATCTGGAGTTCGGCCGCGCCGCGAATGCGCTCGGTCTGCACGAGACCACCGGCAGCCGCATCTCGATGGCCTCGACGGCCGCGGGGCACGCCTATGTCGCTGCGCTGGAGCCGGAGGTCGGCGACGCGCTGCTGGCCGAGATGGAGCGCGAGATGCCGGATGCGGCGAATCTCTTGCGGCCGCGCCTCGAGCACAACAGGCAGTTCCTGAAGGAGCATGGCTACGTAGTGGCCTGCGGCCTCTGGAGCCCGCATATCAACGGCCTTGCGCTGCCGGTGTGGTCGCCGCAGTACCAGACCAATGTCGTGCTGACGATCGGCTTGCTGTCGGCGATGTATGACGAGCAGCGCCTGCACGACGAGGTGGCGCAGCCGATGCGCGAGCTCGGCCGCAACATCGCAGCCCTGCTGCAGGGCGCGGAAGCCGATGTCTTCAACAGCCGGATGGAGAGGAAGCCGCTCCAGGTGACGACGAAGACCAATCATAAGAAGACCATCACCGGGGCAGGGGGAACGAATGAGTTGGCAGCCGGAGCTCGAGGAATTGGCCCGGCGCGAAGCCTTCGCGCGGGAGATGGGCGGGCCTGA
- a CDS encoding GFA family protein, which produces MTLYQGKCFCGTVELEADGEPEAMGYCHCSSCRSWSAGPVNAFTLWKPTNVRVTKGAEAIGTYHKTDMSHRKYCTKCGGHLMTDHPPLGMIDVYAATIPTLKFTPGVHVNYAESVLPIKDGLPKLKDFPAEFGGSGEMMPE; this is translated from the coding sequence ATGACGCTGTATCAGGGCAAATGCTTCTGCGGCACGGTCGAGCTCGAGGCCGATGGCGAGCCGGAGGCGATGGGCTACTGCCACTGCTCGTCCTGCCGCTCCTGGTCGGCCGGTCCGGTCAACGCCTTCACCTTGTGGAAGCCGACCAATGTGCGGGTGACCAAGGGCGCGGAGGCGATCGGCACCTATCACAAGACCGACATGAGCCACCGCAAATACTGCACCAAGTGCGGCGGGCACCTGATGACCGACCATCCGCCGCTCGGCATGATCGATGTCTATGCGGCGACGATTCCGACGTTGAAGTTCACGCCGGGCGTGCACGTCAACTACGCGGAGAGCGTCTTGCCGATCAAAGACGGCCTGCCGAAGCTGAAGGATTTTCCGGCCGAGTTCGGCGGCTCCGGCGAAATGATGCCGGAGTGA
- a CDS encoding acyl-CoA dehydrogenase family protein codes for MDFALSANQESIRDAVAKICVRFDDAYWLKKDKEGGFPADFHKALAEAGWLGICIPEEYGGSGLGILDAAIMMRTIAESGAGMSGASAIHMNVFGLNPVVVFGSKEQCARMLPGIVDGSEKACFAVTEPNTGLNTTQLKTRAVRKGDRYVVNGQKVWISTAQVAEKILLLARTTPLEEVKRPTHGLSLFYTDFDRSRIKVHEIEKMGRKPVDSNELFFEDFEIPVEDRLGEEGRGFDYILHGMNPERILIAAEAVGLGHLALSRASAYARTRNVFNRPIGQNQGIQHPLAKNWMELEAAWLMVLQAGWQYDQGMACGPAANAAKYLAAEAGFHACEQAVMTHGGFGYAREYHVERYLRESLIPRIAPISPQLILSFIAEKVLGMPKSY; via the coding sequence ATGGATTTCGCACTCTCGGCAAATCAGGAATCGATCCGCGACGCCGTGGCAAAAATCTGCGTCCGTTTCGACGACGCCTATTGGCTGAAGAAGGATAAAGAGGGCGGCTTCCCCGCCGACTTCCACAAGGCGCTGGCGGAGGCCGGCTGGCTCGGCATCTGCATCCCCGAGGAATATGGCGGCTCCGGCCTCGGCATTCTCGATGCCGCGATCATGATGCGCACGATCGCGGAATCCGGCGCCGGCATGAGCGGCGCCTCGGCGATCCACATGAACGTGTTTGGGCTCAATCCGGTCGTCGTGTTCGGCAGCAAGGAGCAGTGCGCGCGGATGCTGCCCGGCATCGTCGACGGTAGTGAGAAAGCCTGCTTCGCGGTCACCGAGCCGAACACCGGCCTCAACACAACGCAGCTGAAGACCCGCGCCGTGCGCAAGGGCGACCGCTACGTCGTCAACGGGCAGAAGGTGTGGATCTCGACCGCACAGGTCGCCGAAAAAATCCTGCTGCTGGCGCGCACCACGCCGCTGGAGGAGGTCAAGCGGCCGACCCACGGGCTGAGCCTGTTCTACACCGACTTCGACCGCAGCCGCATCAAGGTTCACGAGATCGAGAAGATGGGCCGCAAGCCGGTCGACTCGAACGAGCTGTTCTTCGAGGATTTCGAGATCCCGGTCGAGGACCGCCTCGGCGAGGAGGGGCGGGGCTTCGACTACATCCTGCACGGCATGAACCCCGAGCGCATCCTGATCGCCGCCGAAGCGGTCGGGCTCGGCCATCTCGCGCTGTCGCGTGCGTCAGCCTATGCGCGGACGCGCAACGTGTTCAATCGGCCGATCGGCCAAAATCAAGGCATCCAGCATCCACTGGCGAAGAACTGGATGGAGCTCGAAGCCGCCTGGCTGATGGTGCTGCAGGCCGGCTGGCAATACGACCAGGGCATGGCCTGCGGCCCCGCCGCGAATGCCGCGAAATATCTCGCGGCTGAAGCCGGCTTCCACGCCTGCGAGCAGGCGGTGATGACCCATGGCGGCTTCGGCTACGCCCGCGAGTATCACGTCGAGCGATACCTGCGTGAGTCGCTGATCCCGCGCATCGCGCCGATCAGCCCGCAACTAATTCTGTCCTTCATCGCCGAGAAGGTGCTCGGCATGCCGAAGTCGTATTGA
- a CDS encoding thiolase family protein, whose amino-acid sequence MTYITGTGLTSFGRHDGRSSLDLMSTAAQLALDDAELTRRDIDGILCGYSTVSPHIMLATVFAEHFGITPSYAHAVQVGGATGMAMVMLAHHLVEAGVVKNMLVVAGENRLTGQSRDASIQALAQVGHPDYELPLGPTIPAYYGLVASRYMHEYGVTEQDLAEFAVLMREHALDHPGAQFHESITVADVMASKPVAKPLKLLDCCPVSDGGAAIIVSREPTGATAVRVRGCAQAHTHQHVTAAPALSELGAEIAIQKAKAAAGVAIADVDYAAVYDSFTITLCMLLEDLGLAGRGEAAARVRDGHFSRDGAVPLNTHGGLLSYGHCGVGGAMAHLNEAHLQMTGRAGRRQVRDAALTLLHGDGGVLSSHVSMFWERVR is encoded by the coding sequence ATGACCTACATCACCGGCACCGGCCTGACCTCGTTCGGCCGCCACGACGGCCGCTCCTCGCTCGACCTGATGAGCACGGCGGCGCAGCTCGCGCTCGACGATGCCGAGCTCACGCGCCGCGACATCGACGGCATCCTGTGCGGCTATTCGACGGTGTCGCCCCATATCATGCTCGCGACCGTGTTCGCCGAGCATTTCGGCATCACACCGTCTTATGCGCACGCGGTGCAGGTCGGTGGTGCGACAGGGATGGCGATGGTGATGCTGGCACATCACCTCGTCGAGGCCGGCGTCGTCAAAAACATGCTCGTCGTCGCCGGCGAGAACCGGCTCACAGGGCAGAGCCGCGACGCCTCGATCCAGGCGCTGGCGCAAGTGGGGCATCCCGACTACGAGCTGCCACTTGGCCCGACGATCCCTGCCTATTACGGCCTCGTCGCCTCGCGCTACATGCACGAATATGGCGTGACCGAGCAGGATCTCGCCGAGTTCGCCGTGCTGATGCGCGAGCATGCGCTCGATCATCCCGGCGCACAGTTTCACGAATCGATCACCGTCGCCGACGTCATGGCGTCGAAGCCGGTGGCGAAACCGCTGAAGCTGCTCGACTGCTGCCCCGTCTCGGACGGCGGCGCCGCCATCATCGTCAGCCGCGAGCCGACCGGGGCGACCGCGGTGCGCGTGCGCGGCTGCGCTCAGGCTCATACCCATCAGCACGTCACGGCGGCGCCGGCTCTGAGCGAGCTCGGTGCCGAGATCGCGATCCAGAAGGCCAAGGCGGCCGCCGGCGTCGCGATCGCCGATGTCGACTACGCCGCCGTCTATGACAGCTTCACCATCACGCTGTGCATGCTGCTCGAAGACCTCGGCCTTGCCGGCCGTGGTGAGGCCGCGGCGCGCGTGCGGGACGGCCATTTCAGCCGTGACGGTGCCGTGCCGCTCAACACCCATGGTGGCCTCCTGAGCTACGGCCATTGCGGCGTCGGCGGCGCCATGGCGCATCTCAACGAGGCGCATCTGCAGATGACGGGGCGGGCCGGCCGCCGCCAGGTGCGCGATGCCGCGCTGACCTTGCTGCACGGTGACGGCGGCGTGCTGTCATCGCATGTCAGCATGTTCTGGGAGCGAGTACGATGA
- a CDS encoding Zn-ribbon domain-containing OB-fold protein → MSESADWTRGVAAISYQRCACCAHVQYFRREFCAACGSLALTDHVASGEGTIYAASLVCRAATPETRAHVPYNLVLVDMREGFRMMAHGDHDLAIGDTVNARFVSFAGGTVPYFGKAP, encoded by the coding sequence ATGAGCGAATCAGCCGACTGGACCAGAGGCGTGGCGGCGATCAGCTATCAGCGCTGCGCCTGCTGCGCCCATGTGCAGTATTTCCGCCGCGAGTTTTGCGCGGCTTGCGGCTCGCTTGCGCTGACGGATCACGTAGCGAGCGGCGAGGGCACCATCTACGCGGCGTCACTGGTGTGCCGCGCCGCGACGCCGGAGACGCGCGCGCATGTGCCCTACAACCTCGTGCTGGTGGATATGCGCGAAGGCTTTCGGATGATGGCCCACGGTGACCACGATCTTGCGATCGGCGACACGGTCAACGCACGCTTCGTCAGCTTCGCCGGTGGCACCGTGCCTTACTTCGGGAAAGCGCCATGA